A genomic window from Nicotiana sylvestris chromosome 11, ASM39365v2, whole genome shotgun sequence includes:
- the LOC104240838 gene encoding ribulose bisphosphate carboxylase small subunit, chloroplastic-like isoform X2, which yields MSVSSFVAAPIAGSTYLGLKSNSINLFPAKDTISWSRKTISNGSKTCCMKTWNPIDNKKFETLSYLPPLSEDSIAKEVDYMIQKGWIPCLEFDQVGYVRRENSSMPGYYDGRYWTLWKLPMFGCNDSSQVLNEIQECKKAYPNAFIRCLAFDNVKQVQCMAFLIQKPAAA from the exons ATGTCTGTCTCAAGTTTTGTTGCAGCTCCAATTGCTGGATCAACCTATCTTGGTTTGAAATCCAACAGCATCAACCTTTTTCCTGCTAAGGATACAATTAGTTGGAGTCGAAAAACTATCTCCAATGGCTCTAAAACTTGCTGCATGAAG ACTTGGAATCCGATTGACAACAAGAAATTTGAGACACTCTCATATCTGCCACCTCTATCAGAAGATTCGATTGCAAAGGAGGTTGATTACATGATCCAAAAGGGTTGGATTCCTTGCCTTGAATTTGATCAG GTGGGATATGTACGCAGGGAAAATAGCAGCATGCCAGGCTACTATGATGGAAGGTATTGGACACTGTGGAAGCTGCCCATGTTTGGCTGCAATGACTCATCCCAAGTTCTCAATGAAATCCAAGAATGCAAGAAAGCGTACCCAAATGCTTTCATTCGTTGTTTGGCATTTGACAATGTTAAACAGGTTCAGTGCATGGCCTTTCTCATTCAGAAACCTGCAGCAGCATAG
- the LOC104240838 gene encoding ribulose bisphosphate carboxylase small subunit, chloroplastic-like isoform X1, giving the protein MSVSSFVAAPIAGSTYLGLKSNSINLFPAKDTISWSRKTISNGSKTCCMKQTWNPIDNKKFETLSYLPPLSEDSIAKEVDYMIQKGWIPCLEFDQVGYVRRENSSMPGYYDGRYWTLWKLPMFGCNDSSQVLNEIQECKKAYPNAFIRCLAFDNVKQVQCMAFLIQKPAAA; this is encoded by the exons ATGTCTGTCTCAAGTTTTGTTGCAGCTCCAATTGCTGGATCAACCTATCTTGGTTTGAAATCCAACAGCATCAACCTTTTTCCTGCTAAGGATACAATTAGTTGGAGTCGAAAAACTATCTCCAATGGCTCTAAAACTTGCTGCATGAAG cAGACTTGGAATCCGATTGACAACAAGAAATTTGAGACACTCTCATATCTGCCACCTCTATCAGAAGATTCGATTGCAAAGGAGGTTGATTACATGATCCAAAAGGGTTGGATTCCTTGCCTTGAATTTGATCAG GTGGGATATGTACGCAGGGAAAATAGCAGCATGCCAGGCTACTATGATGGAAGGTATTGGACACTGTGGAAGCTGCCCATGTTTGGCTGCAATGACTCATCCCAAGTTCTCAATGAAATCCAAGAATGCAAGAAAGCGTACCCAAATGCTTTCATTCGTTGTTTGGCATTTGACAATGTTAAACAGGTTCAGTGCATGGCCTTTCTCATTCAGAAACCTGCAGCAGCATAG